The candidate division WOR-3 bacterium genome contains a region encoding:
- a CDS encoding immune inhibitor A: protein MRNLTVFAVILSFAAAVFAANPNNDAAPYVQSLPSNTEAIEMPLVWSLNVQALGASNRCLGVEVIDDSLMIVTDANTTGCVFQLINYVSGTILGTVPQPGQTGWGHRDMDRDAGDTIYAGGATGTTVYGYTCTVNPFAMTSANSYTGQSNPNRAIAWLQGDTFWTGNFSTSMGYFTKTGAVWSGTGNYSVYGSAYVPSSVPNGDKVWYHGQVTNPAGWECTWFGLNPHTGTWTGETLYCQIPAFAAGYADAMAGGGDFVDDFMGFGPCLVGFTQGDNDFVYALSLNPTINDVGIRSVVEPHPGQYPPATAITPQCWVYADPYCSGPQTFDVDLTIEESVSGVIYDETVGVTNLAPGDSQLVTFPNFTTWWYRHNFTATFITNPGGTIPTNDTVSVEFHTFLFQDLYVEDFEADSGDMTVTGTASVWQWGAPTTGPGAAHSGSNVWATVLAGNYPNSAHAQLTTPAIALPADMSTAECYFWMWWDTEANYDGENMNISTDGGTSFVAFSAVTPAYNGTGNSSNPLGQVPCWTGHTTGASWQQYVMDLSSYGGQTILLQWDFGSDGSVAYPGFYIDDVTIRIPNAVEENPIVNPDVFSVRPMAQVGNTLSLALSVPSSTQVRFEVFDATGRLVAVPFSGTVNQSSVLSWKSDNVSNGVFFYKVTANGSTYTGKFTRVF from the coding sequence ATGAGAAACCTTACGGTTTTCGCGGTGATTCTGTCTTTCGCCGCGGCTGTTTTCGCAGCCAATCCTAACAATGATGCTGCACCCTACGTTCAGTCTCTCCCTTCAAACACAGAAGCAATTGAAATGCCTTTGGTCTGGTCTCTGAATGTCCAGGCATTAGGAGCAAGCAACAGGTGTCTCGGCGTTGAAGTAATAGACGATTCTCTTATGATTGTCACCGACGCGAACACTACTGGCTGCGTATTCCAGCTGATAAATTATGTCTCAGGAACCATCCTCGGAACCGTCCCCCAGCCCGGTCAAACCGGTTGGGGACACAGAGACATGGACAGAGACGCCGGAGACACAATATACGCAGGCGGAGCCACAGGCACGACAGTGTACGGATACACCTGCACTGTCAACCCTTTCGCAATGACTTCAGCTAACTCCTACACCGGACAGTCAAACCCTAATAGAGCTATTGCATGGCTTCAGGGAGACACTTTCTGGACAGGAAACTTCAGCACATCCATGGGTTATTTCACAAAAACCGGAGCTGTCTGGAGCGGCACAGGCAACTATTCTGTATACGGTTCCGCTTATGTGCCCTCTTCGGTTCCAAACGGCGACAAAGTATGGTACCACGGACAGGTGACAAACCCCGCCGGATGGGAATGCACCTGGTTCGGTTTGAACCCCCACACAGGCACATGGACAGGTGAAACCCTTTATTGTCAGATCCCCGCTTTCGCCGCAGGATATGCCGATGCTATGGCCGGCGGCGGCGACTTCGTTGATGATTTTATGGGATTTGGTCCCTGCCTCGTCGGATTCACTCAGGGAGACAACGACTTTGTCTACGCTTTATCCCTCAACCCGACCATAAACGACGTGGGAATCAGGAGTGTCGTCGAGCCTCATCCAGGACAGTATCCTCCAGCGACGGCTATAACTCCGCAATGCTGGGTTTATGCAGATCCTTACTGCTCCGGACCCCAGACATTCGATGTAGATTTGACCATTGAAGAATCGGTTTCTGGCGTCATATACGACGAGACCGTCGGTGTCACCAACCTCGCCCCCGGAGACTCACAGCTCGTCACTTTCCCGAACTTCACGACATGGTGGTACAGGCACAACTTCACGGCTACATTCATCACCAACCCGGGCGGAACCATCCCGACAAACGACACGGTATCTGTCGAATTCCACACTTTCCTCTTCCAGGACCTCTACGTAGAGGACTTTGAAGCCGACAGTGGAGACATGACTGTCACGGGGACAGCAAGCGTCTGGCAGTGGGGAGCACCCACAACAGGTCCCGGAGCGGCGCACAGCGGAAGCAACGTCTGGGCGACAGTCCTCGCGGGCAACTACCCGAACAGCGCGCATGCTCAGCTGACGACTCCCGCAATAGCACTTCCCGCTGACATGTCCACAGCCGAATGCTACTTCTGGATGTGGTGGGACACAGAAGCGAACTACGACGGCGAAAACATGAACATCTCAACAGACGGCGGGACTTCATTTGTCGCGTTTTCAGCAGTAACACCCGCGTACAACGGGACAGGCAATTCTTCGAATCCTCTCGGACAGGTTCCCTGCTGGACTGGCCACACGACCGGCGCTTCTTGGCAGCAGTATGTGATGGACCTCTCCTCATACGGCGGACAGACGATACTGCTTCAGTGGGACTTCGGTTCTGACGGTTCTGTTGCATACCCGGGATTCTACATCGACGATGTCACAATCAGAATACCCAACGCCGTCGAAGAAAATCCGATAGTCAACCCGGATGTATTCTCCGTCAGGCCAATGGCACAGGTCGGAAACACCCTGAGTTTGGCACTATCAGTTCCTTCTTCAACCCAGGTCAGATTCGAGGTATTCGACGCGACGGGAAGGCTTGTTGCAGTTCCTTTCTCGGGAACCGTCAACCAGTCAAGTGTTCTTTCGTGGAAATCCGACAATGTCTCAAACGGCGTCTTTTTCTACAAAGTCACCGCTAACGGCAGTACTTACACCGGAAAGTTCACGAGAGTTTTCTAA
- a CDS encoding VWA domain-containing protein, with amino-acid sequence MKMNAFFYAAVVFLLALFSCTPKEIIKEKVDDWQYRSGEYDEDGFIFKTYNSYSNGGAQRSPMVYESMAEEDALGFSVGGAKDINNFRENIENGYLPLPTDITVEGIYYDYFFETGQTEPCEKLFCPSYSRAVSFDPFTSEPIYYLSVGLNSGLKESDFSRKKLNLVVVLDISGSMGSPFDMYYYDRFGNEQEVDEEDDFSKSKMEIANEAVVALMGHLGQEDRFGIVLFDDNGYLAKPLRRVDETDMESIRGHVLEITPQGGTNMEAGMVIASQLFDSLESLDMSEYENRVIFLTDAMPNTGSTDEHSLFGMFEKNSERGVFTTFIGIGVDLNTELVEILTKIKGANYFSVHSSSQFKEQMDENFDYMVTPLVFDLELVLESEGYEIEKVYGSPEADLSTGQIMKVNTLFPSKSEGGETRGGLVLLRLKKISSDGEISLRVSYQDRNGDRDESSEEIDFEASGEEFYDNNGIRKGILLARYVELVKSWLVDQRSGGELVSSSPLVSMNTGIVVFDEEIVELGRWERQSMELEVSSHYSELFQDFNDYFQSEADVLGDTTLSKELEILGKLSHM; translated from the coding sequence ATGAAAATGAACGCATTTTTTTACGCGGCTGTAGTTTTTCTGTTGGCTTTGTTTTCCTGCACACCAAAGGAAATCATCAAGGAAAAGGTAGACGACTGGCAGTATAGATCCGGCGAATATGATGAAGACGGTTTTATTTTTAAGACCTACAACTCATACAGCAACGGGGGAGCTCAGAGATCTCCCATGGTTTACGAGTCAATGGCTGAAGAAGACGCACTGGGTTTCTCTGTCGGCGGGGCGAAAGACATAAACAATTTCAGGGAAAATATTGAAAATGGATACCTCCCTCTGCCTACGGACATCACGGTAGAAGGCATTTACTATGATTATTTCTTTGAGACCGGGCAGACTGAACCCTGCGAAAAGCTTTTCTGTCCGTCATACAGCAGAGCAGTTTCGTTTGACCCTTTTACTTCTGAACCGATTTATTATTTGTCAGTAGGTTTGAATTCAGGCCTGAAAGAAAGCGATTTTTCGAGAAAAAAACTCAACCTCGTGGTCGTCCTCGATATTTCGGGCTCTATGGGCAGTCCTTTCGACATGTACTACTACGACAGGTTCGGAAACGAACAGGAAGTAGATGAAGAGGATGATTTCAGCAAGTCGAAAATGGAAATCGCCAACGAAGCTGTTGTAGCCCTCATGGGACATCTTGGACAGGAAGACAGGTTTGGTATAGTGCTTTTTGACGACAACGGGTACCTTGCGAAGCCTCTGAGAAGAGTCGACGAGACGGACATGGAGAGCATAAGGGGACATGTTCTCGAAATCACACCTCAGGGCGGGACGAACATGGAAGCCGGTATGGTAATAGCTTCACAGCTTTTCGACAGCCTTGAGAGCCTCGACATGTCCGAATACGAAAACAGGGTTATATTTTTGACAGACGCAATGCCCAACACCGGTTCTACCGACGAACACAGCCTTTTCGGAATGTTCGAAAAGAATTCCGAAAGAGGTGTTTTCACGACTTTTATAGGAATAGGCGTGGATCTGAACACAGAACTCGTCGAAATCCTGACCAAGATCAAAGGTGCCAATTATTTCAGCGTGCATTCCTCTTCTCAGTTCAAAGAGCAAATGGACGAGAATTTTGATTATATGGTCACCCCTCTCGTCTTCGACCTAGAGCTGGTACTCGAATCGGAAGGGTACGAAATAGAAAAGGTCTACGGTTCACCTGAAGCCGACCTTTCGACCGGGCAGATAATGAAGGTCAATACTTTGTTTCCTTCAAAAAGTGAAGGAGGAGAAACCAGGGGAGGACTCGTCCTTTTGAGATTAAAGAAGATTTCTTCCGACGGTGAAATTTCCTTGAGAGTTTCCTACCAAGACAGAAACGGCGACAGAGACGAAAGTTCCGAAGAAATTGATTTCGAAGCGTCCGGAGAAGAATTTTACGACAACAACGGAATAAGGAAGGGCATACTGCTCGCCAGGTATGTCGAACTCGTCAAGAGCTGGCTCGTAGACCAAAGATCCGGCGGAGAATTGGTTTCTTCTTCGCCGCTTGTCAGCATGAACACCGGCATAGTGGTCTTCGACGAAGAAATCGTAGAGCTTGGAAGGTGGGAAAGACAATCCATGGAATTAGAAGTCTCTTCTCATTATTCGGAGCTGTTCCAGGATTTCAATGATTATTTCCAAAGTGAAGCCGATGTCCTGGGAGACACGACTCTTTCCAAAGAACTCGAGATCCTCGGTAAACTTTCCCACATGTAA